In the Clupea harengus chromosome 16, Ch_v2.0.2, whole genome shotgun sequence genome, one interval contains:
- the LOC122133573 gene encoding uncharacterized protein K02A2.6-like, translating into MLMSSTVLVHYDTEKPLRLACDASPYGVGAVISHVMENGEERPIAFASRTLTDAENNYAQIEKEALAIIYGVRKFHKYLYGRKFTLFTDHKPLLAILGPKSAVPTLAALRMQRWALILMAYSYELEYKKSADDFKADAMSRLPVTESDKTAQESNIFYFSHVEDLPISAHDIKVGTSRDPLLSKVWSNTMNGWPNYMNDESLKPYFVRRHELSADQGCVLWGLRVIVPQMHRQKILKDLHHEHPGIYKMKALARSYLWWPGLDGEIENMVQNCAVCQAVQKVPAVAPLHPWRWPVRVWQRIHLDFAEKDRQYFLVVVDSHSKWLEVFHMTSTTSSRTIEVLRNLFAAHGLPEEVVSDNGPQFASSEFKQFLAKNGIKQTLVPPYHPASNGAAERSVQILKRALVKQVLEASGQPSITLQHRLSNFLLMYRVTPHTVTGRSPAELFLKREIRTRFSLLRPDLSHTVEHKQAKQKLYHDKERLKLRISGE; encoded by the coding sequence atgtTAATGAGCAGCACGGTCCTGGTTCATTATGACACAGAGAAGCCGTTAAGATTAGCATGTGACGCATCCCCCTACGGGGTGGGTGCAGTCATTTCGCATGTGATGGAGAATGGTGAAGAAAGACCAATTGCGTTCGCCTCGCGCACTCTGactgatgcagaaaataattaTGCTCAAATAGAGAAAGAGGCACTGGCAATCATCTATGGAGTGAGAAAATTTCACAAGTATCTATATGGACGCAAATTTACTCTCTTCACTGATCACAAGCCCTTACTGGCTATACTGGGACCAAAGTCAGCTGTGCCTACATTGGCAGCCTTGCGTATGCAGCGCTGGGCGTTGATCCTGATGGCTTACAGTTATGAGCTAGAATACAAGAAGTCAGCAGACGACTTTAAAGCTGATGCTATGTCCAGACTTCCTGTGACTGAGTCCGACAAGACAGCACAGGAATCCAACATTTTCTACTTTTCACATGTGGAAGATCTGCCAATATCAGCTCATGACATCAAAGTAGGCACAAGCAGAGATCCCTTGCTGAGTAAAGTTTGGAGCAATACAATGAATGGATGGCCTAATTACATGAACGATGAAAGCCTGAAACCATACTTTGTCAGGAGACATGAGCTGTCAGCAGACCAGGGGTGTGTTTTGTGGGGTCTCAGAGTCATTGTTCCTCAAATGCACCGACAGAAAATTCTTAAAGACCTGCACCATGAACACCCAGGCATCTACAAAATGAAGGCTTTAGCCCGCAGCTATTTATGGTGGCCAGGTTTGGACGGTGAGATTGAGAACATGGTTCAGAACTGTGCAGTGTGTCAAGCTGTGCAGAAGGTACCTGCTGTGGCACCGCTCCATCCCTGGCGGTGGCCTGTCAGAGTCTGGCAGAGGATTCATCTAGACTTTgcggagaaagacagacaatacTTCTTAGTGGTAGTGGATAGTCATTCCAAATGGCTGGAGGTTTTTCACATGACCTCCACCACATCGAGCCGAACCATAGAGGTGTTGCGCAACCTCTTTGCTGCACATGGTCTTCCGGAAGAGGTTGTGTCGGACAATGGACCCCAGTTCGCCTCCTCAGAGTTCAAGCAGTTTCTAGCCAAAAATGGAATAAAACAAACGCTGGTCCCACCGTATCATCCAGCCTCGAACGGAGCTGCAGAGAGGTCTGTGCAAATACTGAAGCGTGCTCTGGTGAAGCAGGTCCTAGAAGCAAGTGGACAGCCCAGCATCACACTGCAACACAGGCTGTCAAACTTTCTGCTCATGTATAGGGTTAcgcctcacacagtcacaggtcGCTCTCCAGCTGAGCTGTtcttaaagagagagatacgcACGCGCTTCAGTCTGTTGAGGCCAGATCTGTCCCACACTGTAGAGCACAAGCAGGCAAAACAGAAACTGTATCATGATAAAGAGAGACTGAAATTGAGAATTTCAGGAGAATGA